The following coding sequences lie in one Spinacia oleracea cultivar Varoflay chromosome 1, BTI_SOV_V1, whole genome shotgun sequence genomic window:
- the LOC110783920 gene encoding probable nucleoredoxin 3 yields the protein MESVGQNELKKILASEGIEFLTSATDGKVPCSAVDGKTVCLFFSANWCRPCKSFIPNLVKLYNSLKKNGENLEIVFVSSDRDENAYNEHLETMPWLAVPFSSDLYTRLSGLYSIKHIPALIPLSSEGNIVEDDVVSLVEDYGVDAYPFTRERRDQLRVMDERKRRGGRIEELLAHDGRDYIITRKGRKILVSELLGKTIGLYFGAHWCPPARNFTKQLVESYTELVTILNQPFEVIFISTDRDQDEFICSLSTMPWPAIPYEDKTRQDLKRIFDIKGIPTLILIGPDGKTISNNGRAVISMYGAMAFPFTEPRIAGIEASLRKEGDRLPRKVQDPKHVHELKLDMAKAYVCDACKKQGRFWTFSCDVCDYDLHPRCVEETF from the exons ATGGAATCTGTTGGTCAGAATGAGTTGAAGAAGATATTAGCTTCTGAAGGTATTGAGTTCCTCACATCTGCTACTGATGGAAAGGTGCCGTGCAGTGCAGTTGACGGAAAAACAGTCTGTCTCTTCTTCTCAGCTAACTGGTGCAGGCCTTGCAAATCCTTTATCCCTAATCTGGTAAAACTATACAACTCCCTGAAAAAGAATGGTGAAAATCTAGAGATAGTCTTTGTATCCTCTGACAGAGATGAAAATGCATACAACGAGCACCTTGAAACAATGCCCTGGCTTGcagttccattcagttcagATCTCTATACACGACTATCAGGCTTATACAGCATTAAACATATTCCAGCACTGATTCCGCTGAGTTCAGAAGGAAATATAGTTGAAGATGATGTTGTTAGCTTGGTTGAAGATTATGGTGTTGATGCATACCCATTTACAAGGGAAAGAAGGGATCAATTAAGAGTCATGGATGAGAGAAAGCGGCGAGGTGGTAGAATTGAAGAGCTTTTGGCACATGATGGGAGGGACTATATTATTACCAGAAAGGGGAGAAAG ATATTGGTGTCAGAACTTCTTGGTAAAACAATAGGTTTGTATTTTGGGGCACATTGGTGCCCCCCTGCTCGAAATTTCACCAAACAACTTGTCGAGTCTTACACAGAGCTAGTAACCATTCTAAACCAACCATTTGAAGTAATATTCATATCAACTGATAGAGATCAAGATGAATTCATCTGCAGCTTATCAACAATGCCATGGCCTGCCATTCCGTACGAGGATAAAACTCGGCAAGACCTAAAAAGGATATTCGACATAAAAGGTATACCAACTCTTATACTAATTGGACCAGACGGGAAAACCATTAGCAACAATGGAAGGGCAGtgatctccatgtatggtgccATGGCGTTCCCATTTACAGAACCAAGGATTGCTGGAATCGAGGCTTCTTTAAGGAAAGAAGGAGATAGATTGCCCCGTAAAGTTCAAGACCCGAAACACGTACATGAGCTTAAATTGGACATGGCAAAGGCTTATGTTTGTGATGCTTGCAAAAAGCAAGGAAGGTTCTGGACTTTCTCATGTGATGTGTGTGACTATGATCTTCATCCTAGGTGTGTGGAAGAAACATTTTAG
- the LOC110783888 gene encoding pollen receptor-like kinase 4, whose product MLANYHKISTKFWLNKVVFLVWIIIIILQVEISSSSSAEDAKILLKFKKSLLNTNALNNWDTSIPPCTNRTRNWVGVLCKKGTLFGLQLENMNLKGNIDINSLLQLSSLRTISVMNNSFEGPLPEINKLTRLRSAYFSYNNFSGDINDDAFEGMVVLNKVHLANNSFTGNVPKSLANLPKLLEVTLENNEFYGVVPNFKSTGLKLFNVSNNYFDGQIPRFLSNMNSSAYLGNPGLCGHPLPQCKQSIHKNSLSMVLIIVITVALLLFMTVIFILLTKYRSPKYGAGKKITARDIETAPHEKAKLKQSNGHDTYPNNQARALERATSYKKSDNGKLCFLRNDRQKFEMQDLLKASAEVLGSGSFGSSYKAAIMGGPTFVVKRFRQMNNVGKEEFQELIRKLGRLRHPNLLPLVAFFHKRDEKLIISDFVENGSLASHLHGRHTPDQPGLRWSMRLKIIKGVARGLAYLYRELPELSLPHGHLKSSNVLLDEKFEPLLSDYAFVPLINKEHGEQVMAAYKSPEFTQTNAVTKKTDVWCLGILILEILTGKFPANYLKHGKGGNDELAIWVDSVVKEEWSSEMFDMEMRASRSCKGEMLKLLKIGMWCCEWNEDKRWSLRDAVEKIEELKEMDDDNLADFPSGRSYSARSFSSDSSYSRIASITTEQVV is encoded by the exons ATGTTAGCCAATTACCATAAAATCTCCACAAAATTTTGGCTAAACAAAGTTGTTTTTCTTGTAtggatcatcatcatcatcttacAAGTTGAGATTTCTTCCTCGTCCTCGGCCGAAGATGCTAAGATCCTCCTCAAATTCAAGAAATCCCTCTTGAACACAAATGCCCTTAACAATTGGGACACTTCCATCCCACCTTGTACTAATAGAACAAGGAATTGGGTAGGTGTGTTATGTAAAAAGGGTACATTGTTTGGTTTACAACTTGAGAATATGAACTTAAAGGGTAATATTGACATTAATTCTCTTCTTCAATTATCAAGTTTAAGGACTATTAGTGTTATGAATAACAGTTTTGAAGGTCCATTGCCGGAGATTAACAAGCTTACTAGGCTAAGATCGGCGTATTTCTCATACAATAATTTTTCCGGCGACATCAATGATGATGCATTTGAGGGTATGGTAGTTTTGAATAAGGTGCATTTGGCTAATAACTCATTTACAGGAAATGTGCCAAAATCTTTGGCTAATTTGCCAAAGCTTTTAGAGGTGACTTTAGAGAATAATGAGTTTTATGGGGTTGTTCCAAATTTTAAGTCTACTGGGTTGAAGTTGTTTAATGTATCAAACAACTACTTTGATGGTCAAATTCCTCGTTTCTTGAGTAACATGAATTCTTCTGCATATTTGG GGAATCCAGGCTTGTGTGGACATCCATTACCACAATGTAAACAATCAATACATAAAAACTCCCTTTCAATGGTACTAATCATTGTAATAACCGTGGCATTATTACTATTCATGACCGTAATATTCATACTACTAACAAAGTACCGGAGTCCTAAATACGGCGCCGGTAAGAAAATCACGGCAAGAGACATCGAGACGGCACCACACGAGAAGGCGAAGCTGAAGCAATCGAACGGCCACGACACGTACCCAAACAACCAAGCAAGGGCACTAGAAAGGGCAACAAGTTACAAGAAGAGTGACAATGGTAAACTTTGTTTCTTAAGAAATGATAGACAAAAGTTTGAGATGCAAGACTTGCTTAAGGCCTCAGCTGAGGTTTTAGGGAGTGGGAGTTTTGGGTCATCTTATAAGGCTGCTATTATGGGTGGGCCTACTTTTGTGGTTAAGAGGTTTAGGCAAATGAATAATGTTGGAAAAGAAGAGTTTCAAGAGTTGATTAGGAAACTTGGAAGATTAAGGCACCCTAATTTGCTTCCATTGGTTGCTTTCTTTCATAAAAGGGATGAGAAGCTTATTATTTCTGATTTTGTGGAGAATGGTAGCTTGGCAAGTCATCTTCATG GAAGGCACACCCCAGATCAACCAGGACTAAGATGGTCAATGaggttgaaaataataaagggagTAGCAAGAGGCTTAGCATATCTCTATAGGGAACTCCCTGAACTTTCCTTACCACATGGACACCTTAAATCATCCAACGTACTTCTCGACGAAAAATTCGAACCTCTGTTATCAGACTACGCTTTCGTACCATTAATCAACAAAGAACACGGCGAACAAGTCATGGCCGCGTACAAGTCACCGGAGTTTACTCAAACTAACGCCGTCACCAAAAAGACAGACGTGTGGTGTCTTGGAATACTCATACTAGAAATCCTCACCGGGAAGTTTCCGGCGAACTACCTAAAACACGGGAAAGGCGGCAACGACGAGTTAGCGATATGGGTTGACTCAGTGGTTAAGGAGGAATGGTCAAGTGAAATGTTTGACATGGAAATGAGGGCATCAAGAAGTTGTAAAGGTGAAATGTTGAAGTTGTTGAAGATTGGAATGTGGTGTTGTGAATGGAATGAAGATAAGAGATGGAGTTTAAGAGATGCTGTTGAGAAAATTGAGGAATTGAAAGAAATGGATGATGATAATTTAGCTGATTTTCCTAGTGGGAGATCTTATTCTGCTAGATCTTTCTCTTCTGACAGTTCTTATTCAAGGATAGCATCAATTACAACTGAACaagttgtttga
- the LOC110783887 gene encoding uncharacterized protein, translated as MMNSIMKISYSQILNIKNNVGFPPQNHLSNDQCSHEFEGITIDELPHIPLLLQKSSARSNTSMHDELRHFRRCLKWCALDLSSSFGKNISYLTFVILAIIIPILTSISTEIPSSSSSSEKPLSFNKLVQLPESGLAFIGFLTLYRFFKEYGLRQLLFLDGLNNDSLDVQLGYKFQVDKAFRKLAYILLPSFLVEFVHKILFLSTVVVSFPVVGVFRMNSIMFILGLISWVYRTGVFLLVCVLFRLTCELQILRLEGLRHMFECGSEPSAIFLEHRRIRDQFYVTSRRFWFFIVGCLVTITVSQLGALLMVLAYKSQKNFLNSGDLVVCSAKQLSGFFLCLMGAARITHRAQGIVSVATRWHMLITSCCRECDGTNLSKDETPPITDTSPTPNNGSLNQRLDDFDQCSLEDAVVKGSRDTHSFQTRQALVAYLQHNNGGITLFGFALDRGMLHTLFAFEFSLVLWILSKAIVLS; from the exons ATGATGAATTCAATAATGAAGATCTCTTATAGTCAAATATTAAACATCAAAAACAATGTTGGCTTTCCTCCCCAAAACCACTTATCAAATGATCAATGTTCCCATGAATTTGAAGGAATAACCATTGATGAACTACCACACATCCCCTTACTCTTACAAAAATCAAGTGCAAGATCAAACACATCAATGCACGATGAGCTTCGACACTTTAGAAGATGCTTAAAATGGTGTGCACTTGATCTCTCTTCTTCCTTTGGCAAAAACATATCTTACCTCACCTTTGTCATCCTCGCAATAATCATCCCTATCCTAACCTCAATATCAACTGAAATCccatcttcatcttcttcatcagAGAAGCCCCTTTCATTCAACAAGCTAGTCCAACTCcctgaatccggattagcctttATCGGGTTCTTAACATTATATCGATTCTTCAAAGAATATGGCCTTAGACAACTACTATTTCTTGATGGTCTTAACAATGATTCATTAGATGTTCAACTTGGTTACAAGTTTCAAGTTGATAAAGCTTTTAGGAAACTAGCTTACATTCTTCTCCCCTCTTTTCTTGTTGAATTTGTGCATAAAATACTCTTCTTGTCAACCGTTGTTGTATCGTTTCCTGTTGTTGGTGTTTTTAGAATGAATTCAATCATGTTTATATTAGGGTTGATATCATGGGTGTATAGAACAGGTGTTTTCTTGCTTGTTTGTGTTCTGTTTCGGCTAACATGTGAGCTTCAAATACTTAGGCTAGAGGGACTAAGGCATATGTTCGAATGTGGGTCTGAACCTTCTGCTATATTCTTAGAGCATCGTAGGATTAGGGATCAATTCTATGTTACTAGCCGCAGATTTTGGTTCTTCATTGTTGGCTGTTTAGTCACCATAACAGTTAGTCAATTGGGTGCTCTTCTCATGGTTTTGGCCTACAAGTCTCAGAAGAATTTCTTGAACTCTGGTGATCTTGTG GTATGTTCAGCAAAGCAATTGAGTGGATTCTTCTTATGTTTGATGGGAGCAGCAAGAATAACACATAGAGCTCAAGGCATTGTATCGGTGGCTACACGGTGGCATATGCTTATAACTAGTTGTTGCAGAGAATGTGATGGTACAAATCTCAGCAAAGATGAGACTCCACCAATAACAGATACATCTCCAACACCCAATAATGGCTCTTTGAATCAAAGGTTGGATGACTTTGATCAGTGCTCGTTAGAAGATGCTGTTGTCAAAGGCTCAAGGGATACCCATTCCTTTCAAACCAGACAAGCTTTAG TGGCATACTTGCAGCATAACAATGGTGGGATAACACTGTTCGGATTCGCGCTTGATCGTGGAATGCTACACACATTATTTGCGTTTGAATTCTCACTAGTTCTTTGGATTTTAAGTAAGGCAATTGTACTATcttga